The nucleotide sequence aaattattattcactgatcatatttaattttccactgattaaatttcacattttactgatttaaaaaaaatttactgaccaaatttgactttttaccgaccaaatttgacttttctccaaccgaatttgattttttactgaccaaatttttattttactgaccaaattttatttgttatggcacaggcacaccttttagatcaagaaaatttcatgaagtcgaatttcggatccttttctttctcacatgttttgcataatgtctatctcattctatcgcactcttcttcttctcttaaacatcactccaaattcaatttagctcaatcgaatttggtatgcgaaagaatgagatagtcatatgtaaaacatgtgagaaagaaagagtttcgaatttcgacttcatgaaattttcctgatctaaaaggtgtgccggagccattagtgaccaaattttgtttattattgatcaaatttgattttttactgaccaaattttattttttactgaccaaattttattttttactgaccaaattcaattttttccgatttttaaaaaagttttttactgaccaaatttgactttttaatgaccaaatttaattttttactgaccgaatttcattttttactgaccaatattttatttttttactgaccaatttgaattttttactgaccaaaaagattttacCATTGCAAATACCtttctgcggccaccgccgtctaaaCGTTGGTCACCAACTtactccagagtgaaaacggtggaaaactccttctcaggttgtatgtgCCAAACATCCTTAGGATGGATATTATCTAGCTAGAAAGTgaggaaaatatatataatcTGCCCTGCTGGTCCCTGACTGACTGAAAGAACTGATAGAAAGACTGAAACTAAACTTATTAGAATTCATTCATGGAATTAATAGCCGTAACGTAAGCCGtaactaaattattttaattttaaaccctAATGAGAAAAACAATCCCTTTAAGAAAGAATAAAtctattttatagaaaaaacaTGTAATTGTTACGAGCgttaaaagaatattaaaaaatattacgagccacttaaaaaaatcagaaatatatAAACCAAAATTAtagtaatataataataatacatattattatttttatttttattaatatgtattttatattttcaatgtGGTATTATTCCAATGTTtcaattaaaaagtttaaaagtttATAGGATTCTAAATTATAGTCCTATTTTCCAAATTcgagacttttttttaagtttgtcTTTACTTCttatacttatttatttatttattcactctcAAAAAAttactgtaggggaaagtgcccatatgCTTTCCACTgtctcaagcttcataatgcctaaatttttcctatgtttcctaataaatgtgactccgcaatatattttaaaaaaacagaacacttttacctagtttttaaaatattggtgcaatgagtcatatttattgaaaaacttgTGTCTAGAATTTGTGAGAAACATTAGCAAAATACGAGCCCATCCACAGGACaagaaattttatgtaaaaatcttacTTAACAGTTAAAATTATGATGTGACGGATatgaaaaagagcaataaattgAGTCTCAACGGTTTGGACAATAGCTCGTTCTTATCTTATCTAATGAATAGCATCTTTGAGCTGTGTATTAGAGCTTCTCCAGTGATTAATGCAAAGTTTATTAACAtactgaaaataaaattctgCGAAAAttcgcggaatgctcgaatttacaagaaattattttgaagaatacCAACAAATAAATGACgagaataataaattcaatttaatttgattcaatttatatttattcatcAGCTTAGTGTTCCACCTTCCCTtgtggccatcgccgtcttagcgttgcttCCAATTAAATCCGTTTGACAATTTGACGATCTGATACGGTGATTTTTCGATAACGAAAACTAAAAGGTAGGTGAGGCCGGGGtagattagccaccaaatgaaatttttttgccTGGTTAATCGGAAATTTATACAAGACCAAAACTAATTTCCTcgtacaacactccattttATATTAATCCGAAACAGTTTCGCTTCTTTTAGGCAGtgagataatatttttttataaaaaaatattaaccagTAACCAGTCAAAAACTTATCTGGTTACGCTCGTGAATTTACCTCTCAGGTCTTCGTGGAAACACTATAGTTTTCCGCTGATAAATGCAATGCaatttaattttcgaattaatgtaaattattttaattttaatttaaaaattaatttacaactATAATTTTGTCTTACAAATTCAGACATCTCTTACCTTGAGCTTTATTTTCGTTTTGTTTTATTAAGTTGTATGTTTTGCATGATAATACTTTGATTTTGGCATTCCAATATTAATGTAatgtaattttcttaaatttgcttCGCGTgagaattttttgtaatttttgtaaacatatgcATCCTATGGATGTTTGGCATAAACAACCTACgaaggagcttttccaccgttttgctctggaggttgggtatcaacgctaagacggcggtggatgcTGAAAACTACAAAAGAAGTTTGTCAGCAAGCAAAACATTTGTCATGGATATATGTAGctcaagtgcaattaaataaataagtaaataattcCATTGAGAAAAGACTTTTATCTCTTCCTTCAGTCTAAGGGATATAAGGATCATTATCCTTAAGAGAACAGAATGTTTTCTTGCACTGACTTCAAAACATTTCTAATTTTCAAAGACACATATATAAGTATCCTTAAGCGTTTGGACTCTAGATCTGTACGTAACGGATGAACATGTTATATGTATATATtctcaatttttcagaaaattaccTACTGAACCAGGATATATAAAATCGAGTGATTGTTATGttgttctctctttgagttcgagcaacaaCAAAAATTATTCTGCCTCGCATAAAAGCAGAATCCAGTCAAGTAAATTTCAATTGCGAAGTGCTTCTCATTTCCCAAAGAAAACTTGCTAAAATGTTACAAAAAGTTAATAATTACTTATCCAAAGTGTTCCgtaagaaatttaatatttttatattattatctaCTACATACACTTGATGATTAATCTTCTGCAATAGGGAAGGTTCCAGCGCGCCTTAATATTGGAATAATGATATTTATGGGATGTTTTCTGGTTTATGTGTTAAGAGTGAATATGTACATTGCTATTCTGGCTATGGTGGAGTCCCAAAATGGTGAAGAATTACCCAACTATGGGGAGAGGTTTCCTTGGGATGTAACACAACAAGGTCTCATACTCGGTGCTGACTTTTGGGGTAGCTTTGCCACAGCAATTCCTGGAGCTTATCTCGCTGAACGCATTGGACCCAAGGTTGTTATTGAATTTGCCTTTATCATCAACACCTTCATTACTATTTTGTGCCCAATCGCGGCTCAACATGGTTTCAAAAGTATCTATGCTGCAAGGATTTTGATGAGTTTTCTGGGAGGTCCCCTCTATCCTTGCTTCCAAAATCTCATTTCCCGCTGGATTCCAGCTGATGAGAAGGGAAAGTATTTGGCATGTTTGCAAGGTGGAAGTCTGGGAACTATTTTTACATGGCAGATGATTGGATTCCTTGTCGAGGCCATTGGATGGCCATGGGGTGGATTCTACATTCCTGCTATGATAACTGCAATAGGTGTTGGTTTTTGGGTCTTATTGGTTTTTGATTCACCTGAACGACACCCAAGAATTACTcaggaggaaaaattgtatATTGAGACTTCTTTAGGAGATTCTCTGACTAAGAAAAAAGTAAGTTTgtgcaatttaattatttcacttTCAAACACGGTTAATAAGTGTAACTACAATTATAGgataaattaagataattaaaaacctgttccaaatggaaacttttcgctactctaaatggaaacatcatttctttccatgataaatacgcagtattaaattattatttatatattttctatacctcagtatCATTATCTAGTTAAATTTGCTCCGAATAAagggaaaatccattcatattcccaaatattaatttataaatttcttagaaaaattaaaagtgtacgttttcaccatcaaatttttcatcaatcaatgacacttttaacacaagaaaaaggAACATTTATGTATAAGGGGTTGTTAATTTTGTGGTAAAATTCCTATATTAATCGTATAaacattttccaacaaaataattttcttttcgtgattttaaacCTTTTGACCAATCGAAAGTTGTCTTGTATACTTGTTTATATACCAGAaacaataataaattcaattgaaatacaAAAAAGGGCCTAGATAACTCATAAGCTCCTACTAATTCCACTTCCTAATCCTTTANNNNNNNNNNNNNNNNNNNNNNNNNNNNNNNNNNNNNNNNNNNNNNNNNNNNNNNNNNNNNNNNNNNNNNNNNNNNNNNNNNNNNNNNNNNNNNNNNNNNNNNNNNNNNNNNNNNNNNNNNNNN is from Phlebotomus papatasi isolate M1 chromosome 1, Ppap_2.1, whole genome shotgun sequence and encodes:
- the LOC129807688 gene encoding sialin-like, which translates into the protein MYIAILAMVESQNGEELPNYGERFPWDVTQQGLILGADFWGSFATAIPGAYLAERIGPKVVIEFAFIINTFITILCPIAAQHGFKSIYAARILMSFLGGPLYPCFQNLISRWIPADEKGKYLACLQGGSLGTIFTWQMIGFLVEAIGWPWGGFYIPAMITAIGVGDFSSIFGNALYDWLSRNIFTSQLLGLSNAASSVGFFQ